Genomic segment of Bacillota bacterium:
CGATCTGCTCGATGGTTCGCCGCCGGTTGAGCGCCACGTGATCGGGGTCGTCGCCGACCGAGGCGGATAGGTTCAACCACCGGAAAGGCCCCTGGCTTACGCCGCCCCGCCGGTCCGTGAAGTGCCAGACCACCCGCCTCACCGGCCCTCGGGCCCCTCCGCCGGGCGTCTCTTGCCCAACAGTTGCTCCACCTCGGCGACGAATCCGGTTACGTCCTTGAACTCTCGGTACACCGATGCAAACCGCACGTAGGCCACGGGGTCCAGCCTCCGTAACTC
This window contains:
- a CDS encoding laccase domain-containing protein, translated to MVWHFTDRRGGVSQGPFRWLNLSASVGDDPDHVALNRRRTIEQI